One Syntrophales bacterium DNA segment encodes these proteins:
- the lptD gene encoding LPS assembly protein LptD, translated as MILIQKMRCLYSTDSLLRAAIRIAAYSTGLYKWSCIFILLFFLPIPGPFAMERETSKGPVTIEANSIAYDRDKDTYHAEGNVIITFSGGIMRADSVVLNKATNSALAEGQVVIRSEGDILEGDRVIFDIATKTGVVYRGKMFIEKNHFYLSGEKIEKKSEATYNIKDATVTTCDGDSPDWQLTAREANVTVDGYGVLKHGKFLVKDFPILYIPYLIFPAKTTRQSGFLFPRLAYSRDRHGLDIEVPFYWAISKSTDATFYQRYMEKRGWKEGVEFRYFISEGSWGAFYGDFLNDTMQTAETSGGISRNWTSDQKRWSFYLNHETTFSEGFYLRTDIARVSDNWYFKDFSTSNYYLDHYSASEELRFKKVSFLGNESLGSLDSTARLVKDWQLYNLTGLISYTDDFRSASNEATLQKYPEIRLTGIKQPLFDTPLNFELAASYDYYYRTEGQKGHIYDVQPTISLPVNLGGYLQLTPEMAMKETFWDRDDGTAANDNKHGDRKVWNTGANLTTEIHRIFDVGGETMEKIKHDIKSELTYTYATVIAQDNRPDFVTEVTGENNLAYALINTLTARLKGKDGRISYRELLRLKLAQNYDIGEARGDVTGPEMEKRPFGDLDVELDCVPSEYFSFRGRNRFSVNSGEWKQANYDLHLTDRRGDSATLGYRYTQNFLEELNLSLKALITKSLDMTCLMRKNQLDGKYVERTYGLNYRRQCWNAELSYSDSENDRRFMVSFSLYGLGRGGGW; from the coding sequence GTGATTTTAATCCAGAAAATGAGATGCCTTTACTCTACGGATTCTCTTCTGAGGGCGGCGATTCGTATCGCTGCTTACAGCACAGGATTATATAAATGGTCATGCATTTTCATCCTCCTTTTTTTCCTTCCCATCCCTGGCCCATTCGCCATGGAGAGAGAGACCTCAAAAGGACCGGTTACCATCGAGGCTAACAGCATCGCTTATGACAGAGATAAAGACACCTATCATGCAGAGGGGAATGTGATCATCACCTTTTCCGGGGGCATCATGAGAGCAGACAGCGTGGTCCTGAATAAGGCCACGAATAGCGCCCTTGCTGAAGGACAGGTTGTGATTAGGAGTGAAGGCGATATCCTTGAGGGAGACAGGGTGATATTCGATATCGCTACAAAGACAGGAGTAGTTTACAGGGGAAAGATGTTCATTGAAAAAAATCATTTCTATCTCAGCGGGGAAAAGATCGAGAAGAAATCCGAAGCGACCTACAATATAAAAGACGCCACGGTAACTACCTGTGATGGTGATTCGCCGGACTGGCAACTAACGGCCAGAGAGGCAAATGTGACCGTTGATGGTTATGGCGTCTTAAAACACGGTAAGTTTCTGGTGAAAGATTTTCCCATCCTCTACATTCCCTATCTGATATTTCCCGCCAAGACAACCCGCCAATCGGGTTTCCTTTTCCCCCGTCTTGCCTATTCCCGGGATAGACATGGCCTGGACATTGAGGTCCCCTTCTACTGGGCAATTTCGAAGAGTACGGATGCGACATTCTACCAGCGCTACATGGAAAAGAGGGGATGGAAGGAAGGAGTGGAATTCAGGTACTTCATCAGTGAAGGTTCATGGGGCGCCTTTTATGGTGACTTCCTGAACGACACTATGCAGACGGCTGAAACATCAGGAGGTATTAGCAGAAACTGGACCTCCGACCAGAAAAGGTGGTCATTTTACCTTAATCATGAGACCACCTTTAGCGAAGGATTCTATCTCAGGACTGACATTGCAAGGGTCTCCGATAACTGGTATTTTAAAGACTTTTCCACCTCCAATTATTATCTCGATCACTATTCAGCCAGTGAAGAACTGCGTTTCAAAAAAGTTTCCTTCCTCGGCAATGAATCTCTTGGATCATTGGATTCAACAGCCCGTCTGGTCAAGGACTGGCAACTGTACAACCTCACGGGCCTGATCAGTTACACCGACGATTTCCGAAGCGCTTCCAACGAGGCAACCTTACAGAAGTATCCGGAAATTCGTCTAACCGGTATAAAACAACCCCTCTTCGACACTCCTCTGAACTTTGAACTTGCCGCTTCTTACGACTATTACTACCGAACTGAGGGACAGAAGGGACACATCTACGATGTCCAGCCGACCATTTCTCTGCCTGTTAACCTGGGAGGCTATCTTCAACTGACACCAGAAATGGCGATGAAAGAAACATTCTGGGACCGGGATGACGGCACGGCGGCAAATGATAATAAACATGGCGACCGTAAAGTATGGAATACTGGTGCGAACCTTACCACGGAGATCCATCGTATCTTCGATGTAGGCGGCGAAACGATGGAAAAGATAAAACACGATATAAAATCGGAATTGACTTATACCTACGCAACCGTTATCGCTCAAGATAACCGTCCTGATTTTGTGACGGAGGTCACGGGAGAAAACAATTTAGCTTATGCCCTGATCAATACCCTTACGGCGAGGCTGAAGGGGAAGGATGGGAGGATAAGCTACCGTGAACTTCTCCGCCTCAAACTGGCCCAGAATTATGATATCGGAGAGGCAAGGGGGGACGTAACCGGTCCGGAAATGGAAAAAAGACCCTTTGGTGATCTTGACGTGGAACTTGACTGCGTTCCCTCAGAATATTTTTCCTTCCGGGGACGTAACAGGTTTAGTGTAAATTCGGGGGAATGGAAACAGGCCAATTATGATTTGCATTTGACTGACCGGCGGGGGGACTCGGCCACCCTCGGGTATCGTTACACCCAGAATTTTCTGGAGGAGCTCAATCTTTCCCTCAAGGCCCTGATAACGAAGTCTCTGGATATGACCTGTTTAATGAGGAAGAATCAGCTCGATGGCAAATACGTGGAAAGGACTTACGGCCTCAATTACCGTCGTCAGTGCTGGAACGCCGAGCTGAGCTATTCTGACAGTGAAAATGACAGGAGGTTTATGGTGTCCTTTTCACTATATGGCCTCGGCAGGGGCGGAGGCTGGTAG
- the argC gene encoding N-acetyl-gamma-glutamyl-phosphate reductase yields MLKIGIYGASGYTGQELLRLLLRHPEAEVVALTSRRFKGIPVSDVYPIFVGLTNLIFHDASPEDVASVADVIFLALPHGVSMKVAPIFLKTGKKVIDLSADFRLRDVKSYEQWYGKHTAQDIIEQTVYGIPELYRDAVRKARFVANPGCYPTSVILGLAPVLKEKWIDSASIIVDAKSGTSGAGREPQVGSLFCEVNEGFKAYKIGQHRHTPEMEQELSRLAGHDIRISFTPHLLPINRGILSTIYATLQKDVTTAELLDLYQAFYRGEKFVRVYSAGTFPNISSVRGSNYCDIGIVTDKRTKRVIIISAIDNLIKGASGQAIQNMNLVCGINEETGLDMAPLFP; encoded by the coding sequence ATGTTAAAGATTGGCATATATGGGGCAAGCGGATACACCGGTCAGGAACTTTTACGGCTTCTCCTCCGCCATCCGGAAGCAGAGGTTGTGGCCCTAACATCGAGGAGATTCAAGGGAATTCCTGTCTCTGACGTTTATCCCATATTTGTTGGACTGACCAATTTGATCTTCCATGATGCGTCTCCAGAAGATGTGGCCAGTGTTGCCGACGTTATCTTCTTAGCTCTTCCCCATGGCGTCTCGATGAAAGTTGCCCCAATTTTTCTGAAGACCGGAAAAAAGGTTATTGATCTCAGCGCCGATTTTCGTTTGCGGGACGTAAAGTCCTACGAACAATGGTATGGCAAACATACGGCACAAGACATTATCGAACAGACAGTCTATGGTATTCCAGAATTGTACCGAGATGCTGTGAGGAAAGCCAGGTTTGTTGCCAATCCAGGCTGTTATCCAACCAGTGTTATTCTTGGTCTTGCCCCAGTACTGAAAGAAAAATGGATTGACAGTGCATCTATTATCGTTGATGCGAAGTCGGGGACCAGTGGAGCGGGACGGGAACCACAGGTGGGGTCACTCTTCTGTGAGGTAAACGAAGGATTTAAAGCTTATAAAATCGGTCAGCACCGCCATACACCGGAGATGGAACAGGAACTTTCTCGCCTTGCCGGGCATGATATCAGAATTTCCTTCACCCCCCATCTCCTGCCTATCAACAGGGGTATCCTGAGTACGATATACGCAACGCTGCAAAAGGATGTGACCACAGCCGAACTGCTTGACCTTTATCAGGCATTCTACCGGGGTGAGAAATTCGTCAGGGTTTACAGCGCGGGAACGTTTCCCAATATTTCTTCCGTTCGTGGTTCCAACTACTGTGACATTGGTATTGTCACTGATAAGAGAACGAAGAGAGTCATCATTATATCCGCGATAGATAATCTCATAAAAGGCGCTTCCGGCCAGGCCATTCAAAATATGAATCTCGTGTGTGGCATAAACGAAGAGACCGGGCTGGATATGGCACCGCTATTTCCGTAA
- the rpsI gene encoding 30S ribosomal protein S9 → MTEKRFYATGKRKCAIARVYMKKGSGVITVNKRNFDDYFTRDSLKMLIQQPIDIVGKRGKFDFYISVCGGGIAGQAGAVKHGISKALVEYDMGLRLMLKKAGFLTRDSRIKERKKYGQPGARKRFQFSKR, encoded by the coding sequence ATGACAGAGAAACGCTTCTATGCCACAGGAAAGAGAAAGTGTGCCATCGCCAGGGTGTACATGAAAAAGGGGAGTGGTGTCATCACAGTAAACAAGAGGAACTTCGATGACTATTTTACAAGGGACTCTCTTAAAATGCTCATCCAGCAGCCCATTGATATTGTCGGGAAAAGGGGTAAGTTTGATTTTTATATTAGTGTTTGTGGGGGTGGCATTGCCGGGCAAGCAGGTGCAGTTAAACATGGAATCTCTAAGGCCCTTGTGGAATATGATATGGGGCTGCGACTAATGCTGAAAAAGGCGGGGTTTTTGACAAGAGATTCGCGTATCAAGGAAAGAAAAAAGTACGGGCAACCGGGGGCGAGAAAACGGTTCCAGTTTTCCAAACGATAA
- a CDS encoding 3',5'-cyclic-nucleotide phosphodiesterase, producing MNIKILGCYGSQLPGANATAFLLNGKILVDAGTVTSILTLEEQVNIGYILVTHPHIDHVRDIMFLADNICYLNKDNPLVILSTQYIIDALRTYLFNGIIWPDFSVIPTPENPVLKFEVIRPREKVRIDNLDVTAIRVHHVVETVGYVVESREGSVIFAGDTGPTDEIWKIANRIKNLKAIFVETSLPDSMRDIADMSGHLTPSSLEHELKKLDSLKTDIYLYHMKLQYHQSIQDEVTLIKNRKIHVLKDGQAIQINSLDAGTKL from the coding sequence ATGAACATCAAGATATTGGGTTGCTATGGATCACAGCTTCCGGGTGCCAACGCAACGGCTTTTTTACTGAATGGAAAAATTCTGGTAGATGCCGGTACTGTTACCTCTATCCTAACATTGGAAGAACAGGTCAACATCGGTTATATCCTTGTCACTCATCCTCATATTGATCATGTACGGGATATAATGTTTCTGGCAGACAATATCTGTTATCTCAACAAAGACAATCCTCTCGTTATCCTCAGTACACAGTACATTATTGATGCCCTCCGGACGTATCTCTTCAACGGTATTATCTGGCCTGATTTTTCAGTGATTCCCACTCCAGAAAATCCGGTCTTGAAATTTGAGGTTATCAGGCCCCGGGAAAAGGTTCGGATTGACAACCTTGACGTTACTGCCATCAGGGTTCATCATGTTGTGGAAACAGTGGGGTATGTAGTGGAATCCAGGGAGGGATCTGTTATCTTTGCAGGTGATACAGGACCTACAGATGAAATCTGGAAAATCGCAAACAGGATCAAGAATTTGAAAGCTATATTCGTGGAGACATCCCTTCCCGACAGTATGAGAGATATTGCGGATATGAGCGGTCACCTGACGCCCAGCAGTCTGGAGCATGAGTTAAAGAAACTGGATTCCCTTAAAACTGACATCTATCTTTATCATATGAAACTCCAGTATCACCAATCCATTCAAGACGAGGTCACCCTGATCAAGAATAGAAAAATACATGTCCTCAAAGACGGCCAAGCGATACAGATCAACTCCCTTGATGCAGGCACAAAGTTGTAA
- a CDS encoding folylpolyglutamate synthase/dihydrofolate synthase family protein — MASRGNLEYLSGLSSTVIRLGLGPISRLLERLNNPQRKYETVLIAGTNGKGSIAAMTASILCQGGFRVGLYTSPHLIDVIERIRINGLMITPTEMDERIGEVKKQVLEDVTYFEFLTAVAFLHFYREDVDVAVLEVGMGGRLDATNMVTPAVSVVSNISLDHREYLGNRLKDIAREKAGIIKDGGLCISAAKQKSVIKVLEEICRERRAKLYLLGRDIKVRMHRDGTFSYRGIAKTYHNLVCPLRGRHQMENAVLAIGTIETMAARGFHVDESALSKGMKDTMWEGRLEILQYAPMLLVDGAHNPAGVSVLCRALKESFSYKKLILLFGVLNDKDYRAMLNKLVSLADRLIITKPTIDRAVPPKELVPVAKWYKNPIEVVEKPSEALQRALITADKEDLICVTGSLYLVGEIKQAFTGILR; from the coding sequence ATGGCATCTCGAGGTAACCTTGAATATCTCTCCGGATTAAGTAGCACAGTTATCCGTCTGGGCCTTGGCCCCATTTCCCGACTCCTCGAAAGATTGAACAACCCCCAGCGAAAATACGAGACCGTTTTAATTGCGGGAACCAATGGTAAAGGTTCCATCGCGGCAATGACGGCCTCGATCCTGTGCCAGGGAGGATTTAGAGTCGGTCTTTATACATCTCCTCACCTGATAGATGTCATAGAACGGATACGCATCAATGGCCTTATGATCACGCCTACGGAAATGGATGAAAGAATAGGAGAAGTGAAAAAACAGGTCCTGGAGGATGTGACCTACTTTGAATTTCTCACTGCGGTGGCCTTTCTTCACTTTTACCGGGAAGACGTAGACGTAGCTGTCCTGGAAGTAGGAATGGGGGGAAGACTTGATGCAACCAATATGGTTACACCGGCGGTATCTGTCGTATCCAATATCTCTCTCGATCACAGGGAATATCTGGGAAATCGTCTAAAAGACATTGCCCGTGAAAAGGCTGGTATTATCAAGGATGGAGGGTTGTGCATCAGTGCGGCAAAGCAAAAGTCGGTCATAAAAGTCCTGGAGGAAATCTGCCGTGAGAGGAGGGCAAAGCTATACCTGCTCGGAAGGGACATAAAAGTCAGGATGCACCGTGATGGCACTTTTTCCTACCGAGGAATTGCAAAGACCTACCATAACCTCGTCTGTCCTTTGAGAGGAAGACATCAGATGGAAAATGCTGTCTTGGCCATTGGCACTATTGAGACGATGGCAGCAAGAGGCTTCCATGTTGATGAGAGTGCCCTCTCTAAAGGAATGAAGGATACCATGTGGGAAGGACGATTGGAGATTCTTCAATATGCACCAATGCTCCTTGTTGATGGGGCACATAATCCGGCGGGCGTTTCTGTCCTCTGCCGCGCCTTAAAAGAGTCTTTTTCCTATAAAAAATTAATCCTCCTTTTTGGAGTCCTCAATGATAAAGACTACAGGGCCATGCTGAATAAACTGGTCTCCCTCGCAGACAGACTTATTATCACGAAACCGACCATAGACAGGGCCGTACCCCCCAAAGAACTCGTGCCGGTGGCAAAGTGGTACAAAAACCCTATAGAGGTTGTAGAAAAACCCTCTGAGGCCCTCCAGCGAGCCCTCATCACGGCTGATAAAGAGGACCTCATCTGTGTCACAGGTTCGCTTTACCTTGTGGGAGAGATAAAACAGGCATTTACTGGAATCTTGAGGTAG
- a CDS encoding EF-Tu/IF-2/RF-3 family GTPase, protein MAEEKIGEVVKFFAKPSVAAVRITGGELKIGDTVKFIGHTTDLTSIIDSLEINNKKVEKAVAGDYIGIKVPARVRPGDEVFKVL, encoded by the coding sequence ATGGCAGAAGAAAAAATTGGCGAAGTGGTAAAGTTTTTTGCCAAACCGAGTGTTGCAGCAGTTAGAATAACGGGCGGCGAGTTGAAGATAGGCGATACAGTTAAATTTATAGGTCATACGACAGATCTAACAAGCATCATTGATTCGCTTGAGATCAACAACAAAAAAGTGGAAAAGGCGGTGGCAGGCGACTATATTGGCATTAAGGTCCCTGCTCGTGTCCGTCCCGGAGACGAGGTATTTAAAGTTTTGTAG
- the rplM gene encoding 50S ribosomal protein L13: MKTYNARKEDVRRLWYLIDADGKVLGRLASEVARRLRGKHKPIYTPHVDTGDFVIVVNAGKVTLTGKKLTDKIYYHHSGYPGGIKKTSAGKMLEDNPVNLLRHAVKGMLPKNSLGRKMLKKLKIYTGSDHRHQAQCPQILEL; this comes from the coding sequence ATGAAGACATATAATGCAAGAAAAGAGGATGTTCGCAGGCTCTGGTATCTCATTGATGCCGATGGTAAGGTTTTAGGAAGGCTGGCCAGTGAAGTTGCAAGACGCCTGCGGGGTAAGCATAAACCTATCTATACGCCCCACGTGGACACGGGAGATTTTGTAATCGTTGTCAATGCGGGAAAGGTTACCCTAACCGGCAAAAAACTAACAGATAAGATTTACTATCATCACTCCGGCTATCCGGGAGGCATAAAAAAAACGTCTGCCGGAAAGATGCTGGAGGACAATCCAGTAAATCTTCTGCGCCATGCGGTCAAAGGGATGCTTCCCAAAAACTCCCTGGGAAGGAAGATGCTTAAAAAGCTCAAGATTTATACCGGGAGTGATCATCGTCACCAGGCGCAGTGTCCACAGATCCTTGAATTATAA